AGCTAATTGTTTCACCAATCCAAAATATGCAGCTGGTGCGGCGACAAATCCAGACCCAGAAGTTTTTGCTTGTGCAGCAACACAAGTTGTACATGCCATGAATGCAACTCATAAACTAGGTGGACAAAATTATGTACTATGGGGAGGACGAGAAGGATACGAAACATTATTAAATACTGATTTACGTAAAGAGCGAGAACAAGTTGGTAAATTTATGCAACTTGTAGTTGAAAACAAACATAAAATTGGTTTTAACGGTACTTTACTTATTGAACCTAAACCACAAGAGCCGACTAAACACCAATATGATTATGATGTCGCAACCATTTATGGATTTTTAAAACAATTTGGTTTAGAAAAAGAGATTAAAGTGAACATCGAAGCCAACCATGCGACACTTGCCGGCCATTCATTCCAGCATGAAGTAGCCTCTGCCTTTGCTTTAGATATATTTGGATCACTTGATGCTAACCGTGGCGATCCACAACTAGGCTGGGATACCGATCAATTTCCAAACAGTGTGGAAGAAAATACTCTTGTCATGTATGAAATTCTTAAAAATGGCGGATTTACAACGGGAGGATTGAATTTTGACGCGAAAATCCGCCGTCAAAGTGTTGATAAATATGATGCATTTTATGGACATATTGGTGCAATGGATACCATGGCATTGTCATTAAAATGTGCGGCAAAAATGATTGAAGATAATGCACTGAATCAAAAAGTCACTGACCGTTATGCAGGTTGGAGTAACAACTTAGGTAAAGAGATATTACAAGGCAATATGACGCTACAAGATATTGCTCAATATAGTCTTTCCCACAATTTACAACCAAAACCATACAGTGGAGAACAAGAGAAATTAGAAAATCTCGTTAATAAGTTTATTTTTGGCTAGCAATATTGTTGAATATAATAAAGTCAGAGCTACTATATTGAAACCATTATTTGGTAATAGCAATAGCTCTGATGGCAACACAATGGAGAAGACTATGTACATTGGTATTGATTTAGGTACTTCAGGGATCAAAGTAATTTTGATGGATGAACAACAACACATCGTTGCCACTATTACAAAACCACTAACTGTATCTCGCCCTCATCCATTATGGTCTGAACAAGATCCATTACAATGGTGGCATGCAACCGATATGGCAATGCGTGAACTTAGTCAGCAACATAATTTAAAAACTGTAAAAGCCATTGGTCTAAGTGGACAAATGCATGGAGCAGTACTTTTAGACCAACAAGCACAAATATTAAGACCGGCAATACTTTGGAATGATGGACGTTGTGATGCCGAGTGTCATCAATTAGAACAACAAGTACCAACTTCAAGACAAATCACAGGAAACGTGATGATGGCGGGCTTCACCGCCCCCAAAATAAAATGGGTACAAAATCATGAACCAGAAATATTCGCCAAAATTGACAAAGTATTATTACCTAAAGATTATTTACGTTTTAAAAT
The sequence above is drawn from the Gilliamella apicola genome and encodes:
- the xylA gene encoding xylose isomerase yields the protein MKHYYDKIERINYEGTQTDNPFAFRHYNPSQIILGKTMAEHLRFSICYWHTFCWAGTDMFGSGSFNYPWQSSDDPLSNAKAKADVAFEFLYKMNVPFYAFHDVDVAPEGNSIQEYINNLSIMTDILLEKQQQTGVNLLWGTANCFTNPKYAAGAATNPDPEVFACAATQVVHAMNATHKLGGQNYVLWGGREGYETLLNTDLRKEREQVGKFMQLVVENKHKIGFNGTLLIEPKPQEPTKHQYDYDVATIYGFLKQFGLEKEIKVNIEANHATLAGHSFQHEVASAFALDIFGSLDANRGDPQLGWDTDQFPNSVEENTLVMYEILKNGGFTTGGLNFDAKIRRQSVDKYDAFYGHIGAMDTMALSLKCAAKMIEDNALNQKVTDRYAGWSNNLGKEILQGNMTLQDIAQYSLSHNLQPKPYSGEQEKLENLVNKFIFG